The genome window TTTGAGTAGGAGAAAAGTTATTTGGGTCAAAAGTATCAGGGTCATAAGGTGTATCAGAAATTAGACTTGAAGGAGATCTAAAGTTAAAATCATCACCTCTCACTTTTACATCTACTCCATGTCTGTAGCTAAAACCTAAAGACCATTGGTCATTGATATCCCAATATAAAGCAGCGCTAAAACTTATTGCTAAGTTTCCAGAACCATCAAACTCTCCATAACCCGAAGGCTCTCCATCAATAGGTAACTGGCTTTGTAAATTTGCATTTGAGAATATAAAGTCAAGACCTGCTCCAAAACCCAAATTTTCTGTAATCTGAAAACTTGCAGTAGGTCGAATAAAGAATGTCTCTAGTGTAATTTCTTCAAAGGCATAGCGACCGATCCAATTATCTTCCCAATCAACACTATTACCATATGGCGTAAAAACAGCCAAGCCGAATGTCATTCTTGATAAAATCTCATTATCGGTGTTAGGAACATAAATCCCGTAAGCAAAAAATGGCGTACCTACTTTGTTATCTGTCTCATATTGAGTTGTACCAAATAAACCTTCAGCACGGTTATTTTGAGATTGAAAAGTAGTCCCTCCCAAAATTAGGCTCCCTCCTAATGTAATTTGGCTTTGCTCAACAAAAGCGGCTGCTCCCAAATTAAAGAATAGCGATGACGCATCCGGATAAAATGCAACCCCTACATGCCCTCTACCAATTTGTCTTGTTCCTTGCAGATTTACTTGATACCCTCCTGCGATTAACTCAAAAGGGATAAATAATAATGAAAGTATATAGAATATGAAACGACTTCTGATCTTCATAGTAGTTTAACATTATGGCTGTATAGCGACCATTGTTAATTTATACCGATCAGATTTGTAGCCCATGGTTTACACAAATTTCCGTTGACAGAAATGTTTATTTTACAATTTATTGACCATTTAATTAAGGCTAACGATAAATTTAGAATGAAAAAAAGACTGCCTCAAAAAGACAGTCTCCATATTTAGATATAGTAATCAACTCTTATCCAATTTCTAAAACTTCTTCCTCAGGCTTCTCCACTTTATCCTCAGCAAGCTGTTCTGTATTCTTTCTAGAACTTACTAACCATAAACCAAAAGCACCAAACAATAGCCCTCCTACTATGAAGAATAATTGCTGACTTTCAAGATAAACGGCTACCTCATTTTTACCTAGCTTAGAACTTACTACAGCTAAACCATTATGAATAAAGTGATATAGAACAGTAAGGTATAGCGATCTGGTTTTCCAAATCATATAACCTGTTACTAAACCGATCAAGATTGTAGCTGGTAATTGGAATAAATTTCCATGGAAAAAGGCAAACATCAATGCTGAAATTACAATAGCTACTTTAGGTCCAAAACTCTGTAATATACCTTTATAGATAAAGCCTCTGAATGCCAATTCCTCAAAAATAGCTGGAGTAACTGCAATTACAAGCAACAGTACAATGAGTGATTCTTTCTCAAAAAAGTCTGTCATCAACTCTGGTGACATCATCACATAATCGTCGAATAGGTAGGTAACAAAAGCAGCAATCGGGAAAAAGAATCCTACCGCCATAAATAATGTTCCAATTACTTCTTTCAACTTTGGCTTATTCAATGATAGCGTAGGCTTCATTTCTAACTTCAACCATTTAGTAAATAAAATGGTCAATCCTCCAAAAGTAACCAATTGCACCGTTGGTAAAGCATACTTGGCATCTAGACTTTTGAATAATAATGCACTTCCATATACCATGATAAAAAGTGCAACTCCAAAGAATAATAAAGCATACTGCATACCGATATGCCCTGTATCCTTTTTCACATCTTGAACCATTGATTTGAAGTTCAGTTTTTCGCCAGAAACGATACCTTCATTCATAAATACCAATTGAGCAAAATAGATAGCTAAACCAACATAAAAGACTTGGAAAAGCATTGTGATTATCCATAAACTCCAATCCATATGCCCAAGTACAATTTCTTTCATAGCTAGTAGTGGTCCCATGATCGGAATAGCTGTTGTCATCATATTCCAATCTAAATTACCAACTAAAAACATTGGTACCATAAAGATCATCATTATTGGCCCCATGTAACTCTGAGCCTCTTTAAAGGTATTAGCTTGCACCAATAAAGCGATATACACAGCACTAATCAGACTTGCTGCCAAAATCAAAATTGGGAGCATCAACAAGATTTGCTCTAATCCTATGTTTATCGGAATTTTAGATGTATTAGCCCCTAAAACGCTCATCTGAATAGTGACACCAACAAAGAGTCCTGTAAGGTTGGCTATTGCCGCTCCTGTCGCCACAGTAGAGATCGACATAAATTTACCCCAAATCAAATCCATTACTTGAATTGGTGCTGTAAATAACGTTTGAAGCGTTTTACGTTCTTTTTCACCAGAAATTAGGTCTACGGCAACTCCACTTGTACCAATCAAAATGAAGAACAAAAAGTAAGCGGGGATAAACTGAACAATCTTGAGAAAAAGTCCTTCTTTATCTGACTTTGGCGTTACTGATTCGTGTTTTACAGGATTTAAAAAATCATCAGTAAGGTTAAGGCTCGCCAATCGTTCTTTTGCAACTTGCTTATTAAGCTCTTTAAAAAGCGGTTTTATTTCCTTGTGGACAGCATCGTCTAGCTTCCCTAAAGTATTGTCATAGTAAAGCTTATACGAATAACTTTCGACTTGATTACTGTCTATTTTTACTGTCCTATCAATCGCAATAGTGCTTCCTAGACTGTCAAAATTGATCTCTGATTTTT of Sediminitomix flava contains these proteins:
- a CDS encoding CPBP family glutamic-type intramembrane protease — encoded protein: MKASKFIFQKDLLEIKRDKKMLFLSLLLPMLMYPMIFLLMGIVQQADQPKKNDIKVVLPLALENTALADSLKKIEILEPKFVEKSEINFDSLGSTIAIDRTVKIDSNQVESYSYKLYYDNTLGKLDDAVHKEIKPLFKELNKQVAKERLASLNLTDDFLNPVKHESVTPKSDKEGLFLKIVQFIPAYFLFFILIGTSGVAVDLISGEKERKTLQTLFTAPIQVMDLIWGKFMSISTVATGAAIANLTGLFVGVTIQMSVLGANTSKIPINIGLEQILLMLPILILAASLISAVYIALLVQANTFKEAQSYMGPIMMIFMVPMFLVGNLDWNMMTTAIPIMGPLLAMKEIVLGHMDWSLWIITMLFQVFYVGLAIYFAQLVFMNEGIVSGEKLNFKSMVQDVKKDTGHIGMQYALLFFGVALFIMVYGSALLFKSLDAKYALPTVQLVTFGGLTILFTKWLKLEMKPTLSLNKPKLKEVIGTLFMAVGFFFPIAAFVTYLFDDYVMMSPELMTDFFEKESLIVLLLVIAVTPAIFEELAFRGFIYKGILQSFGPKVAIVISALMFAFFHGNLFQLPATILIGLVTGYMIWKTRSLYLTVLYHFIHNGLAVVSSKLGKNEVAVYLESQQLFFIVGGLLFGAFGLWLVSSRKNTEQLAEDKVEKPEEEVLEIG
- a CDS encoding OmpP1/FadL family transporter — translated: MKIRSRFIFYILSLLFIPFELIAGGYQVNLQGTRQIGRGHVGVAFYPDASSLFFNLGAAAFVEQSQITLGGSLILGGTTFQSQNNRAEGLFGTTQYETDNKVGTPFFAYGIYVPNTDNEILSRMTFGLAVFTPYGNSVDWEDNWIGRYAFEEITLETFFIRPTASFQITENLGFGAGLDFIFSNANLQSQLPIDGEPSGYGEFDGSGNLAISFSAALYWDINDQWSLGFSYRHGVDVKVRGDDFNFRSPSSLISDTPYDPDTFDPNNFSPTQSFFQNTKFDTEVPLPSTYTLGVGYFPTDRWSIGFDATLVGWSAYEELRFEFNQPVQGSFFTTSVRDYSDGWIFNIGAEYDLLVDQLIVRAGAYYDVSPVDDGYMTPETPDANALGISAGLSYQFTDRFGIDVAYLFLDKEKRSNTVPEGVETNGLNGTYKSQLHIPSFALQYKF